Proteins co-encoded in one Haloarcula sp. DT43 genomic window:
- a CDS encoding TetR/AcrR family transcriptional regulator, whose translation MNDGDTADDIMDATYRALCTHGYADLTMQDIADESDKSKAALHYHYDSKHDLLCAFLEYLYDGFVDRTEDPNGETSHERLLALVDSVLDKPDDGSEEFGTAILEIRAHAPHEPEFRERLTEFDDYLVDELQAVLEDGIADGTFDPGLDAEDTARFIVTVLTGAATERVTTGRPVECTRRMLTEYVETHLLAEQRGVEA comes from the coding sequence ATGAACGACGGCGACACGGCCGACGACATCATGGACGCGACCTACCGTGCACTGTGTACGCACGGCTACGCGGACCTGACGATGCAGGACATCGCCGACGAATCGGACAAGAGCAAGGCTGCCCTCCACTACCACTACGACAGCAAGCACGACCTCCTCTGTGCGTTCCTCGAATACCTCTACGACGGGTTCGTCGACCGGACCGAGGACCCGAACGGCGAGACGTCACACGAGCGGCTGCTCGCGCTCGTCGACTCGGTGCTCGACAAACCCGACGACGGGAGCGAGGAGTTCGGGACGGCGATACTCGAAATCCGCGCCCACGCGCCCCACGAACCGGAGTTCCGGGAGCGGCTCACGGAGTTCGACGACTACCTCGTCGATGAACTCCAGGCGGTCCTCGAGGACGGCATCGCCGACGGGACGTTCGACCCCGGCCTCGACGCCGAAGACACCGCCCGGTTCATCGTCACCGTGCTGACCGGGGCCGCGACCGAGCGCGTCACGACCGGCCGCCCGGTCGAGTGTACCCGGCGGATGCTCACCGAGTACGTCGAGACGCACCTCCTGGCCGAACAGCGGGGGGTCGAAGCGTGA
- a CDS encoding MATE family efflux transporter — MSVRRKLGRLGARLGDLFKGQEELDLTSGDIGKPLLFLSFPIVITNLLQVAYNLADTFWLGQYSTTALAAISFAFPMIFLLISLGMGLSVAGSVLVAQYTGAEEHREAEYAASQTVTFALLGSVLLGTTGYFFVEDFLSLLGASEQVLPGATGYLQVVSLGLTAMFGFFVFISLMRGAGDTITPMLVMFGTVVLNIVIDPFLIFGWWVFPEMGVVGAAVATIFSRGVALVVGLGILLSGRRGVRIHLGDMSPDAEYLRKLLRLGVPASIEGTGRALSVNAMLFIVGTFSVTVVAAFGVGIRVFSLVFMPAIAMDRGVETMTGQNLGAERPDRAAAANHFAAKVSFVILTVLGAVTIFAAPTVVSVFSDDPEVVRIGAEFLQWVAPTFGFIGIVRAYSGGFRGAGKTLTAAALAVTMLGVIRLPVAWVASRPVAVPAWLGPQVVDLFAYSLAEQGIWLAFGVSNVLAAGIAAAWFLRGTWRDADARAGGEPAVADD; from the coding sequence GTGAGCGTCCGGCGGAAACTGGGCCGTCTGGGCGCGCGGCTCGGCGACCTGTTCAAGGGCCAAGAGGAACTGGACCTGACGAGCGGCGACATCGGCAAGCCGCTGCTCTTCCTGTCCTTCCCAATCGTCATCACGAACCTGCTGCAGGTGGCGTACAACCTCGCCGACACGTTCTGGCTGGGCCAGTACTCGACGACGGCGCTCGCGGCCATCTCATTTGCCTTCCCGATGATTTTCCTGCTCATCTCGCTTGGGATGGGGCTGTCGGTCGCCGGCAGCGTGCTGGTCGCCCAGTACACCGGGGCCGAGGAGCACCGCGAGGCCGAGTACGCCGCCTCCCAGACGGTGACGTTCGCCCTGCTCGGCTCCGTGCTGCTGGGCACGACCGGCTACTTCTTCGTCGAGGACTTCCTGTCGCTGCTGGGGGCGTCCGAGCAGGTCCTGCCCGGCGCGACCGGCTACTTACAGGTCGTCTCGCTCGGGCTGACGGCGATGTTCGGCTTCTTCGTGTTCATCTCGCTGATGCGCGGGGCCGGCGACACCATCACGCCGATGCTAGTGATGTTCGGGACCGTCGTGTTGAACATCGTCATCGACCCGTTCCTCATCTTCGGCTGGTGGGTGTTCCCCGAGATGGGCGTCGTCGGCGCGGCCGTCGCGACCATCTTCTCCCGCGGGGTGGCCCTGGTCGTCGGCCTCGGCATCTTACTGTCGGGCCGGCGCGGCGTGCGGATTCACCTCGGCGACATGTCGCCCGACGCGGAGTACCTCCGGAAACTGCTCAGGCTGGGCGTCCCGGCCTCTATCGAGGGGACCGGGCGGGCGCTGTCGGTCAACGCCATGCTGTTCATCGTCGGGACGTTCTCCGTCACCGTCGTGGCGGCCTTCGGCGTCGGCATCCGCGTGTTCTCGCTCGTGTTCATGCCGGCCATCGCGATGGACCGCGGCGTCGAGACGATGACCGGCCAGAACCTCGGTGCCGAGCGGCCCGACCGCGCGGCGGCGGCCAACCACTTCGCCGCGAAGGTGTCGTTCGTCATCCTCACCGTGCTGGGCGCGGTCACTATCTTCGCCGCACCGACCGTCGTCAGCGTGTTCAGCGACGACCCCGAGGTCGTCCGCATCGGGGCCGAGTTCCTCCAGTGGGTCGCCCCGACCTTCGGCTTCATCGGCATCGTCCGGGCCTACTCCGGCGGGTTCCGCGGGGCCGGCAAGACCCTCACCGCGGCGGCGCTGGCGGTCACGATGCTCGGCGTCATTCGCCTGCCGGTCGCCTGGGTCGCCTCCCGCCCGGTCGCGGTCCCGGCGTGGCTCGGCCCCCAAGTCGTCGACCTCTTCGCGTACTCGCTGGCCGAACAGGGCATCTGGCTCGCCTTCGGCGTCTCGAACGTCCTCGCCGCCGGCATCGCGGCCGCCTGGTTCCTCCGGGGGACGTGGCGCGACGCCGACGCGCGGGCCGGCGGCGAGCCGGCCGTCGCGGACGACTGA
- a CDS encoding Rieske (2Fe-2S) protein, whose translation MSDPVDVTVDTGEESESVRVHDDDGEVDAGDATVRFSFSAGGRAADDGQETDSDDPRRIAALDAVPTDSTLVFEARDGRRGVDCILHRSGDAVAAWRNSCPHRPEVPLDPGRGAIVRGDQLVCHRHGAQFEPEDGVCTHGPCAGDALDSIAVAVRDGDVYLTDERFERAERR comes from the coding sequence ATGAGCGACCCCGTGGACGTGACCGTCGACACCGGCGAGGAGTCGGAGTCGGTCCGAGTACACGACGACGACGGCGAGGTCGACGCCGGCGACGCGACCGTCCGGTTCAGTTTCTCGGCCGGCGGCCGGGCGGCCGACGACGGCCAGGAGACCGACAGCGACGACCCGCGCCGCATCGCCGCCCTCGACGCGGTGCCGACCGACAGCACGCTCGTGTTCGAAGCCCGCGACGGCCGGCGCGGCGTCGACTGCATCCTGCACCGCTCGGGCGACGCCGTCGCCGCCTGGCGCAACTCTTGTCCCCACCGGCCAGAAGTCCCCCTCGACCCGGGCCGGGGCGCGATTGTGCGGGGTGACCAGCTAGTGTGTCACAGACACGGCGCGCAGTTCGAGCCCGAGGACGGCGTCTGTACGCACGGTCCCTGTGCCGGCGACGCCCTCGACAGTATCGCGGTCGCGGTCCGGGACGGCGACGTGTACCTCACCGACGAGCGCTTCGAGCGGGCCGAGCGGCGCTGA